In the genome of Deinococcus deserti VCD115, one region contains:
- a CDS encoding ATP-binding protein: protein MVLGTEDATPVSFWFAVMPGASVQMDDLVAVRTTKPDGSPVHFYGIVDHVRTRHEGVSFDSDVQDVMAGLLPASVSYAARVLVTRVDPEDFIPPQPGDEVRHAQGESLRLALSADKMDYAFAGGLLADGQVLPINYQFVNGESGGHINISGISGVATKTSYALFLLHSIFRGGVLNQRGEGHNTRALIFNVKGEDLLFLDQPNRRVAEKEGAVQGRKGWSQGRYSRLDLPVEPFRDVQFLAPPKGGSGDAIVPDVEQRSDGVLPFVFTLREFCAGRMLPYVFSDAGSSLNLGFVIGNIEEKLARLAAGDSVPYLTVDDWQPEPDVLIDEDVRFDEMGKTRLQTFSQLISYLEYKLLEQNDGEGDPRWVLKQNQGTLRAFVRRLRGVQKHLAPLVRGDLSAAQAERYRPDILRRGVQTSVVDLHKLGAHAQGFVVGVLLRNLFEHKERYGRQDTVFVVLDELNKYAPREGTSPIKDVLLDIAERGRSLGIILIGAQQTASEVERRIVSNAAIRVVGRLDLAEAERPEYRFLPQSFRGRAGILQPGTMLVSQPDVPNPVLVNYPFPAWATRRDEVDDVGGRAVEEIGEDWLR from the coding sequence ATGGTGCTGGGCACCGAGGACGCCACGCCGGTGTCGTTCTGGTTTGCGGTGATGCCGGGCGCCAGCGTGCAGATGGACGACCTGGTGGCCGTGCGTACCACCAAGCCTGACGGCAGCCCGGTGCACTTCTACGGCATCGTGGACCATGTCCGCACGCGGCACGAGGGCGTGAGCTTCGACAGCGACGTGCAGGACGTGATGGCAGGACTGCTGCCGGCCAGCGTCAGCTACGCCGCCCGGGTGCTGGTCACGCGCGTGGATCCGGAGGACTTTATTCCGCCCCAGCCCGGGGACGAGGTGCGTCACGCCCAGGGCGAGAGCCTGCGTCTGGCCCTCAGTGCCGACAAGATGGACTACGCCTTTGCCGGCGGGCTGCTGGCCGACGGGCAGGTGCTGCCCATCAACTATCAGTTCGTCAACGGCGAAAGCGGCGGGCACATCAACATCAGCGGAATCTCGGGCGTGGCGACCAAAACCAGTTACGCCCTGTTTCTGTTGCACAGCATCTTCCGGGGGGGAGTGCTTAACCAGCGCGGCGAGGGGCACAACACACGGGCCCTGATCTTTAACGTCAAGGGCGAGGACCTGCTGTTTCTGGATCAGCCCAACCGCCGCGTGGCTGAGAAGGAAGGCGCCGTACAGGGCCGCAAGGGCTGGTCTCAGGGCCGCTATTCACGTCTGGATCTGCCGGTCGAGCCTTTCCGTGACGTGCAGTTCCTGGCGCCGCCCAAAGGCGGGAGCGGCGACGCCATCGTGCCGGATGTCGAGCAGCGTTCCGACGGTGTCCTGCCTTTTGTCTTCACGCTGCGCGAGTTCTGCGCCGGGCGGATGCTGCCGTACGTGTTCTCGGACGCAGGCAGCAGTCTGAACCTGGGGTTCGTGATCGGCAACATTGAAGAAAAGTTGGCCCGGCTGGCCGCCGGAGACAGCGTTCCCTATCTGACCGTTGACGACTGGCAGCCCGAGCCCGATGTCCTGATCGACGAGGACGTGCGCTTCGACGAGATGGGCAAGACGCGCCTGCAAACTTTCTCGCAGCTGATCTCGTATCTGGAATACAAGCTGCTGGAACAAAACGACGGCGAAGGCGACCCAAGGTGGGTTCTGAAGCAGAACCAGGGCACCCTGCGGGCCTTTGTGCGCCGCCTGCGCGGCGTGCAGAAGCACCTCGCGCCGCTGGTGCGCGGGGATCTCAGCGCCGCGCAGGCCGAGCGTTACCGCCCGGACATCCTGCGCCGGGGCGTGCAGACCAGCGTGGTGGACCTGCACAAGCTTGGGGCTCACGCCCAGGGCTTCGTCGTGGGTGTGCTGCTGCGCAACCTCTTTGAGCACAAGGAGCGCTATGGCCGTCAGGACACGGTATTTGTGGTGCTCGACGAGCTGAACAAGTATGCCCCGCGCGAGGGCACCAGTCCCATCAAGGACGTGCTGCTCGACATTGCCGAGCGCGGACGCTCGCTGGGCATCATCCTGATCGGAGCGCAGCAGACCGCCAGTGAAGTCGAACGGCGTATCGTCAGCAACGCCGCCATCCGGGTGGTCGGGCGGCTGGACCTGGCGGAGGCGGAGCGGCCCGAGTACCGCTTCCTGCCGCAAAGTTTCCGGGGCCGCGCCGGGATTCTGCAGCCCGGCACCATGCTCGTCAGCCAGCCGGACGTGCCCAACCCGGTGCTGGTCAATTACCCCTTTCCAGCCTGGGCGACCCGCCGCGACGAGGTGGATGACGTGGGCGGCAGAGCAGTCGAAGAAATCGGCGAGGACTGGCTGAGGTAA
- a CDS encoding histone deacetylase → MTLPAFGHPFRAYSPADYGFPLPDGHRFPYYKYAGVRERLRELLPVLDTPALSWADAGRVHDPLWLRRWRRGEVDRAEERAFGLPWSEGVVERARRAAGGSLAALHDALAVGWGGNLAGGTHHAFHDRAEGFCLVNDAAILTRFALDEGLARRVAVVDLDVHQGNGTAALLRAEPQAFTLSIHGERNYPFRKEQSSLDLGLGDGVTDAEYLEVLRTRALPALDAFRPDLLLYLAGADVLAGDRFGRFALTLSGVRERNRVVLSWAQAAGIPVVTMMAGGYNQDHALTIEAHASVVLDALELYA, encoded by the coding sequence GTGACGCTGCCCGCCTTCGGCCATCCGTTCCGCGCGTACTCGCCGGCCGATTACGGCTTTCCGCTGCCTGACGGCCACCGTTTTCCGTACTACAAGTACGCCGGGGTGCGCGAACGGCTCCGGGAACTGCTGCCGGTGCTGGACACGCCGGCCCTGTCCTGGGCGGACGCCGGGCGGGTGCATGATCCGCTGTGGTTACGCCGCTGGCGGCGGGGCGAGGTAGACCGGGCTGAGGAACGCGCCTTCGGCCTGCCCTGGTCCGAGGGCGTGGTGGAGCGCGCCCGCCGGGCGGCTGGAGGCAGTCTAGCGGCGCTGCATGACGCCCTGGCGGTGGGCTGGGGAGGCAACCTCGCTGGGGGCACGCATCACGCCTTTCATGACCGCGCCGAGGGCTTCTGCCTGGTCAACGACGCCGCGATCCTGACCCGCTTCGCCCTGGATGAGGGGCTGGCCCGGCGGGTGGCTGTGGTGGACCTGGACGTCCATCAGGGCAACGGAACCGCTGCGCTGCTGAGGGCAGAACCGCAGGCGTTTACCCTCAGTATTCATGGCGAGCGCAACTACCCATTTCGCAAGGAGCAGAGTTCGCTTGACCTGGGCCTGGGCGACGGCGTGACCGACGCCGAATACCTGGAGGTGCTGCGCACCCGCGCCCTGCCTGCGCTTGATGCCTTCCGGCCCGACCTGCTGCTGTATCTGGCCGGCGCCGACGTCCTCGCTGGCGACCGCTTCGGGCGCTTCGCCCTGACGCTCTCCGGTGTGCGCGAGCGCAACCGCGTGGTGCTGTCCTGGGCCCAGGCAGCCGGCATTCCGGTCGTGACCATGATGGCTGGCGGCTACAACCAGGACCATGCCCTGACCATCGAGGCCCATGCCAGCGTGGTCCTCGACGCCTTGGAGCTTTATGCCTGA
- a CDS encoding inositol monophosphatase family protein, translating into MTDALELTYAREVAVQAARAAGAVHAAHLGRVQTVRTKSTYADLVTEVDGEAERVIREIIAASFPDHAVLGEEEGQQGESEFRWVVDPLDGTVNYAHGYPVFCSSVALEVRGVPMVGAVYDVARDELFSAVQGQGAFLNGSPLRVSQTPSLTTPALVATGFPYDSSGERNLAHVAKLLRLGVPVRRPGAAALDLCNVACGRMDAYWELGLKPWDSAAGSLILLEAGGRVTDGKGVDTPYGEMIVATNGLLHGELLALLQAD; encoded by the coding sequence ATGACAGATGCCCTGGAACTGACTTACGCACGCGAGGTCGCTGTGCAGGCCGCGAGGGCGGCAGGTGCGGTACACGCTGCTCATCTGGGACGTGTACAGACCGTGCGAACGAAGAGCACGTATGCGGATCTGGTAACAGAGGTCGACGGCGAGGCCGAGCGTGTGATCCGCGAAATAATTGCTGCTTCTTTCCCGGATCATGCGGTGCTGGGCGAGGAGGAAGGTCAGCAGGGTGAAAGCGAATTCCGCTGGGTCGTGGATCCGCTGGACGGCACTGTGAACTACGCTCACGGCTACCCGGTCTTCTGCTCGTCGGTGGCGCTGGAGGTGCGCGGCGTTCCCATGGTGGGAGCGGTGTACGACGTCGCCCGCGATGAGCTGTTCAGTGCGGTGCAGGGCCAGGGAGCCTTTCTCAACGGCTCGCCCCTCCGTGTAAGTCAGACCCCCAGCCTCACGACTCCAGCACTGGTGGCCACCGGGTTTCCTTACGACAGCAGCGGTGAGCGCAACCTGGCCCACGTCGCCAAGTTGCTGCGTCTTGGAGTGCCGGTGCGCCGCCCGGGCGCAGCGGCGCTGGACCTGTGCAACGTGGCCTGCGGGCGGATGGACGCCTACTGGGAACTGGGTCTGAAACCCTGGGACAGCGCGGCTGGCAGCCTGATCCTGCTGGAGGCCGGCGGCAGGGTGACCGATGGCAAAGGAGTTGACACGCCCTACGGCGAAATGATCGTTGCCACCAACGGTCTGTTGCATGGCGAACTGCTCGCTTTGCTGCAGGCAGACTGA
- a CDS encoding AAA family ATPase produces MASVLITGMSGSGKSTLIGAFAARGLRAIDTDSDEWSMWSHDETGRPDWVWREDQMHALLDQQRTGSLFVCGCKTNQGRFYRRFDQVVLLSAPLPVLLQRIAQRTGNPYGKSPEERALILEHVAVVEPLLRASADVELNSSLYSVDELTDLLVALGSQEQVPRRL; encoded by the coding sequence GTGGCCAGCGTTTTGATTACCGGCATGTCTGGCAGCGGCAAGTCGACCCTGATTGGTGCATTCGCTGCCCGTGGGCTGCGGGCCATCGACACTGACAGTGACGAGTGGAGCATGTGGTCTCACGACGAAACCGGCCGCCCGGACTGGGTGTGGCGCGAGGACCAGATGCACGCGCTGCTTGACCAGCAGAGGACAGGTTCCCTCTTCGTGTGCGGCTGCAAGACCAATCAGGGCAGGTTCTACCGCCGCTTCGACCAGGTGGTGCTGCTGAGCGCACCTCTGCCGGTCCTCCTTCAGCGGATTGCTCAAAGGACCGGCAACCCATATGGCAAGAGCCCAGAGGAACGGGCCCTGATCCTGGAACACGTCGCGGTGGTTGAACCGCTGCTGCGTGCCAGCGCCGACGTCGAACTGAACTCGTCGTTGTATTCCGTGGACGAGCTGACAGACCTGCTGGTGGCTCTGGGCTCTCAGGAACAGGTACCCCGCCGCCTATAA
- a CDS encoding RluA family pseudouridine synthase: MGRLDAVLAALSGASRSQVAAWIAGGHVKVEGQPVTKVSLKLRGGERIDVSPPALPDARVEAEDLPLDVIYEDDYLIAVNKPPGMVTHPAPGVLSGTLVNALLGRMPLPEQPDYDSEAGYRPGIVHRLDKDTSGVIVVAKTVGAHARLAAAFKDRETRKTYLAIAAGQWRADGPARVEAPIGRHPVQRQRMTVGGANPREAQTLFTPLAAHPDGHGRTLALVRAQPRTGRTHQIRVHLAHLGSPILGDAVYGRSSETMLRHALHAHFLSVPHPGTGRLLHLHAPAPDDMLNAWIALGGAMPSDLEEPPRSE; encoded by the coding sequence ATGGGTCGTCTGGACGCTGTGCTGGCTGCATTGTCCGGCGCCAGCCGCTCGCAGGTGGCGGCCTGGATCGCGGGCGGCCATGTGAAGGTGGAAGGCCAGCCGGTGACCAAGGTCAGCCTGAAACTGCGCGGGGGTGAACGAATTGACGTTTCCCCTCCCGCGTTGCCTGACGCCCGGGTGGAGGCAGAAGACCTTCCGCTGGACGTGATCTATGAGGATGATTATCTGATTGCCGTGAACAAACCGCCCGGCATGGTCACGCACCCGGCTCCCGGTGTTCTGAGCGGCACCCTGGTCAACGCCCTCCTGGGACGCATGCCGCTGCCAGAGCAGCCGGACTACGACAGCGAGGCTGGATACCGCCCGGGCATCGTGCACCGGCTGGACAAGGACACCAGCGGCGTGATCGTGGTGGCCAAAACAGTCGGGGCGCATGCGCGTCTGGCGGCCGCGTTCAAGGACCGTGAAACACGCAAGACCTACCTCGCCATCGCGGCAGGACAGTGGCGCGCCGACGGCCCGGCAAGGGTGGAGGCGCCGATCGGCCGACACCCGGTGCAGCGCCAGCGCATGACCGTTGGCGGGGCAAACCCCCGTGAAGCGCAGACCCTCTTTACGCCACTTGCCGCTCACCCCGACGGTCACGGCAGAACGCTGGCCCTGGTCCGCGCCCAGCCGCGCACCGGACGCACCCATCAGATCCGGGTGCATCTGGCGCATCTGGGCAGCCCGATCCTGGGTGACGCGGTTTATGGCCGCTCCAGCGAGACCATGCTCCGGCACGCGCTGCACGCCCACTTTCTGTCCGTCCCACATCCGGGAACCGGCAGGTTGCTTCATCTGCACGCGCCCGCTCCGGACGACATGCTGAACGCCTGGATCGCCCTGGGCGGAGCCATGCCTTCTGACCTGGAGGAGCCGCCCCGGTCAGAGTAG
- a CDS encoding DNA double-strand break repair nuclease NurA, whose translation MPGMRIRLDPWPVDIEDGQLGLNDFGGVLIDIETPRWAAIAARPLPERLHTVYVVDGKRRMESRVFIEDDQGTAGLGAFGAYVVGAVRLCPHGSRQAELMDVRARRVLAHAPGLRVDPCSLSPRDPHTGQLQYTPVETDSAEPLAPLHKLQSVMLQEEQLLSHGLASQVPADEMDDREALSALTLQDGTLRRGGAKYSGAVVGYVKTMQTQYLGADRIGLLSTLKPGERTPIMHLKSETGKTTRFTWYVRLCEASFYQHPMSGVMRLEMYAPEEPDFLPPIVRAVANLSGTLLCRLGSTAHKDPRAPQNLIPTAALEQAMGRAMGSPELVTRRIRAHIAQQLGREVLA comes from the coding sequence ATGCCGGGCATGCGGATTCGTCTTGACCCCTGGCCAGTAGATATAGAAGATGGGCAGTTGGGGCTCAACGACTTCGGGGGAGTGCTGATTGATATCGAAACGCCGCGCTGGGCGGCCATTGCCGCCCGCCCCCTGCCCGAACGGCTGCACACTGTGTACGTGGTGGACGGCAAGCGGCGTATGGAGTCGCGGGTGTTCATCGAGGATGACCAGGGGACGGCGGGGCTCGGGGCGTTTGGGGCCTATGTGGTGGGCGCGGTGCGGCTGTGCCCGCACGGTTCCCGGCAGGCTGAGCTGATGGACGTGCGGGCGCGCCGGGTGCTGGCCCACGCGCCAGGGCTGCGTGTGGACCCCTGCTCGCTCTCGCCTCGCGATCCGCACACCGGTCAGCTGCAGTACACGCCGGTCGAGACCGACAGCGCTGAACCGCTGGCACCACTGCACAAACTGCAGAGCGTGATGCTTCAGGAAGAGCAGCTGCTGTCGCACGGCCTGGCCTCGCAGGTGCCGGCTGACGAGATGGACGACCGCGAGGCGCTGAGCGCCCTGACCCTGCAGGACGGCACGCTGCGCCGGGGCGGGGCAAAGTACAGTGGCGCGGTCGTGGGATACGTCAAGACCATGCAGACACAGTATCTGGGCGCTGACCGGATTGGCCTGCTGAGTACTCTGAAACCCGGGGAGCGCACACCGATCATGCACCTGAAGTCCGAAACCGGCAAAACCACCCGCTTTACCTGGTACGTGCGCCTGTGCGAGGCATCTTTTTACCAGCATCCCATGAGCGGCGTGATGCGCCTGGAGATGTACGCCCCGGAAGAACCCGACTTCCTGCCGCCGATTGTCCGGGCGGTGGCCAACCTGTCCGGCACGCTGCTGTGCCGCCTGGGAAGCACGGCCCACAAGGACCCCCGCGCACCTCAGAACCTGATTCCCACGGCCGCCCTGGAGCAGGCCATGGGCCGCGCGATGGGCAGCCCGGAACTGGTCACGCGGCGCATTCGCGCACACATCGCCCAGCAGCTGGGCCGTGAGGTGCTGGCGTGA